Proteins from one Triticum aestivum cultivar Chinese Spring chromosome 7A, IWGSC CS RefSeq v2.1, whole genome shotgun sequence genomic window:
- the LOC123154918 gene encoding putative transcription elongation factor SPT5 homolog 1: MARRGRDDDDDEVEEEEEDEEEAYDLDDEEDDEGDDYEEEARGRGKAASRSRAPAGGVRKRSRQDNFIDDSAIEDDDEDEEDDGGSRPRKKGGGGVRGFFDEEAQVDEDEEEEDEGEGEDDFINDAGADIPDDDAGRGSRSRHSIPMRDEEEDIDEIERQVRERYARSTHIEYGEEAADVEQQALLPSVKDPKLWMVKCAIGHERETAICLMQKFIDRTDLQIKSVVALDHLKNYIYVEAEKEAHVKEACKGLRNIYASAKITLVPIKEMADVLYVESKNVDLARDTWVRMKLGVYKGDLAKVVDVDNVRQRVTVKLIPRIDLQVLASKLEGRVVAKKKTFVPPPRFFNIDEAREMHIRVERRRDKDSGEYFEMVDGLMFKDGFLYKPVSIKSIHTQGIQPSFDELEKFKKPGDDMNGDMSSLNTLFSNRKKGHFMKGDAVIVVKGDLKNLEGWVEKVEDTTVHIRPKISDLPKTLAFNEKELCKYFKPGDHVKVVSGVQEGTTGMVVKVDGHVLIILSDTTKEHIRVFADHVVESSEITTGITRIGDYELHDLVLLDNLSFGVIIRVETEAFQVLKGVPDRPEVVLVKLREIKSKIDRRTSAKDKFNNMVATKDVVRVVEGACKGTQGPVEHIHKGILFIYDRHHLEHAGFICAKAQSCILVGGSTGGRRGNGMDAADARMGALRSPASILQSPGRLPPRGPQMNYGGRFGGGGRGGRGHDALVGKCIKIKSGPYKGYRGRVKEVTGVLVRVELDSLMKIVTVKRDDIADTPTVATPFREPRFSLGSETPMHPSRTPLHPFQTPMRDPGATPIHDGMRTPMRSRAWAPMSPPRDNWEDGNPDTWGSSPAYQPGTPPARPYEAPTPGSGWANTPGVSYNDVPTPREGNYANAPSPYVPSTPVGQPMTPNSAAYLPGTPGGQPMTPGNAGMDIMSPVIGGEGEVNWALPDVLVNVLAAGDEGPGVVREVLGDGTCRVALGSSGNGDIVTVLPTELEVIRPKKSDRIKIMNGTFRGFVGKLIGIDGSDGIVKLDDTYEVKILDMVILAKLAA; encoded by the exons ATGGCTCGCCGCggccgcgacgacgacgacgacgaggtcgaggaggaggaggaggacgaggaggaggcctACGACctcgacgacgaggaggacgacgagggGGACGACTACGAGGAGGAGGCGAGGGGCCGGGGCAAGGCGGCCTCCCGCTCCCGCGCCCCCGCCGGCGGGGTGCGGAAGAGATCGCGCCAGGACAACTTCATCGACGACTCGGCcatcgaggacgacgacgaggacgaggaggacgacggcgggAGCCGCCCGAGgaagaagggcggcggcggcgtgcgcggGTTCTTCGACGAGGAGGCGCAGgtcgacgaggacgaggaggaggaggacgaaggcgaAGGCGAGGATG ACTTTATCAATGATGCTGGAGCCGACATTCCTGATGACGACGCCGGCAGGGGCTCCAGATCACGTCACTCTATCCCTATGAGGGACGAAGAAGAGGATATTGATGAGATTGAACGACAAGTACGGGAGAGATATGCAAGATCTACTCATATTGAGTATGGAGAGGAAGCTGCAGACGTTGAACAGCAAGCTCTCTTGCCATCTGTGAAAGATCCAAAGCTTTGGATGGTGAAATGTGCG ATTGGGCATGAGAGGGAGACAGCAATCTGTCTAATGCAAAAGTTCATTGATAGGACAGATCTCCAGATAAAGTCTGTTGTTGCGTTAGATCATTTAAAAAATTATATTTATGTTGAAGCGGAAAAAGAGGCCCATGTCAAGGAG GCTTGCAAAGGTCTACGAAATATCTATGCTTCGGCAAAAATAACGTTAGTCCCAATAAAAGAAATGGCAGACGTCCTCTATGTTGAGAGCAAGAATGTTGATCTTGCAAGGGATACTTGGGTCCGAATGAAGCTGGGAGTATATAAAGGTGACCTTGCTAAG GTTGTTGATGTTGACAATGTACGCCAAAGGGTAACTGTGAAGCTCATCCCTAGAATAGATTTACAAGTTTTGGCTAGTAAACTG GAAGGGAGGGTGGTTGCAAAGAAGAAAACCTTTGTACCACCACCAAGATTCTTTAATATTGATGAAGCCag GGAAATGCACATACGCGTGGAGCGGAGGCGGGATAAAGACTCTGGGGAATACTTTGAGATGGTTGATGGCTTGATGTTCAAAGATGGTTTCCTGTATAAACCGGTCTCAATAAAATCAATCCACACACAGGGCATTCAGCCATCATTCGATGAATTGGAGAAGTTCAAGAAACCTGGCGATGACATGAATGGGGACATGTCTAGCTTGAATACTCTGTTTTCTAATAGGAAAAAGGGACACTTTATGAAGGGTGATGCTGTCATTGTTGTTAAAGGCGATCTAAAAAACTTAGAGGGTTGGGTTGAGAAAGTAGAGGACACAACTGTCCACATCAGGCCAAAAATATCCGATCTTCCG AAAACATTAGCCTTCAACGAGAAAGAACTTTGCAAATATTTCAAACCTGGAGATCATGTGAAAGTGGTATCGGGTGTCCAAGAGGGTACCACCGGCATGGTTGTTAAAGTTGATGGGCATGTCTTAATCATTTTATCAGACACAACTAAAGAACAC ATACGTGTGTTTGCCGACCATGTTGTGGAGAGTTCTGAAATCACCACAGGAATTACAAGAATCGGTGattatgaactacatgatcttgttcTTTTAGA CAACTTGTCATTTGGGGTTATTATAAGAGTGGAAACTGAAGCATTCCAG GTTCTGAAAGGAGTGCCAGATAGACCTGAAGTGGTGCTTGTAAAATTAAGAGAAATAAAAAGCAAGATTGATCGGCGTACATCAGCGAAAGATAAGTTTAATAATATGGTTGCAACTAAGGATGTTGTCAGAGTTGTCGAGGGAGCATGTAAG GGAACACAAGGACCTGTGGAACACATACATAAGGGGATATTGTTCATATATGATAGGCACCACCTTGAACATGCAGGCTTCATTTGTGCAAAAGCACAATCGTGCATTCTTGTCGGTGGATCGACTGGTGGCCGTCGTGGAAAT GGTATGGATGCTGCAGATGCTAGGATGGGTGCTTTGAGATCCCCGGCAAGCATCTTGCAGTCTCCAGGAAGGCTGCCCCCAAGAGGACCACAAATGAACT ATGGTGGAAGATTTGGAGGAGGTGGTCGTGGTGGAAGAGGACATGATGCCTTGGTTGGCAAGTGTATCAAAATTAAATCTGGTCCTTACAAAGGGTACCGTGGCCGCGTTAAAGAGGTGACTGGGGTGCTTGTGCGCGTGGAGCTTGATTCGTTAATGAAGATTGTCACAG TTAAGAGGGATGATATTGCCGACACACCTACTGTTGCAACACCATTCCg TGAGCCCCGATTTTCGTTGGGCAGTGAAACACCAATGCACCCGTCTAGGACGCCACTACATCCTTTTCAGACTCCAATGCGGGACCCTGGAG CAACACCGATACATGATGGAATGCGGACCCCGATGCGTAGTAGGGCCTGGGCTCCTATGAGTCCTCCAAG AGATAATTGGGAAGATGGAAATCCTGATACTTGGGGAAGCAGTCCAGCTTACCAG CCAGGAACACCACCAGCTCGGCCATATGAAGCCCCAACACCTGGATCAGGGTGGGCAAATACTCCAGGAGTTAGTTATAATGACGTCCCAACTCCTAGAGAGGGCAACTATG CGAATGCTCCAAGCCCATATGTGCCTTCCACACCTGTTGGCCAGCCAATGACACCAAATTCTGCTGCGTACCTTCCTGGTACACCTGGTGGTCAACCAATGACTCCAGGCAATGCTGGAATGGATATAATGTCTCCTGTAATAG GTGGCGAGGGCGAAGTTAACTGGGCATTGCCAGATGTGTTAGTTAATGTCTTGGCGGCAGGTGATGAAGGACCTGGTGTGGTCAGGGAAGTGCTTGGG GATGGAACTTGCCGTGTGGCACTTGGGTCGTCAGGCAACGGAGACATTGTGACGGTCCTTCCGACTGAGCTCGAGGTCATCAGACCAAAGAAGAGTGACAGGATCAAGATCATGAATGGTACCTTCCGCGGATTTGTTGGAAAACTTATAGGAATAGACGGTTCTGATGGCATTGTGAAGCTCGACGACACCTATGAGGTCAAGATCTTAGATATGGTGATTTTGGCCAAACTGGCGGCTTGA